The following proteins are co-located in the Rhodococcus opacus B4 genome:
- a CDS encoding tubulin-like doman-containing protein, with product MRRFLVVGCGGSGAVTLAYMMDQLRSDLAAAGIDRIPGGWQFVSIDVPTAPEAGPDGLDNVRDQGGFYFGSGPQGDSYAVLDNALTNQLTAKQSLDEIATWAPRDPSSVTVPIGSGAGQYRSLGRMITLSKAGGIRDTLQRAWDQLSTVETASQMSSLTVPGGGSFEQGESPIVLVVSSMAGGAGASMALDVCRLLTLIPGLDPRLMGVFMVAPDIFDGLGKSATTGVRANALAMLGEIVASQLGSAREHDVEILRALGQQHGAGEKVPFARVFPVGRKVGVEGAPFGDGSQKAIYRGLARGLAGMMMSGAATRQFVQYDLTNDAGLPGQRENIGWGGQWDNLPWGTYGFSSLSMGRDRYAEYSAQRLARSAVDRLLDGHRSPGSPVSDEDQVNSILDGQWNSLLAAMGLPVAHADARGAQMGVGAWLTSVVLPSTDATRMAGQTVELELRGHLPSGSGLVAGQWVPEIRQALGRRRQALTSSAEQHAVAHAYVWHKGLVDRIEETVGRSIAQLGLPYATALVSRLLTYCKDSVRTGAEDLSRRGPEDITAQTADASQVLTNLKGSIESDAEILDRIVADCRDNVYRQLYASLSGKVAEVVAALVPEVLQPLLDALNEEQTALRRARNKPASDVGLARLATDQYGAWPADKADRVPKRFAEANNEVMLTPSVDFMDQYRGDLPLAVTASETGTPPFAAAVEQAVASVVTGLWTTVDGTRAPGEDHSLVERTAAWRSRAFPIDPNTREALVPSSARYDVHVRPVELLDRARKFVGRTGESFDRFCRVSLREYIEDHTVPAYAIEERRERLQRKFTEALSLARPLASVNQQALEALHPGQQVEYRYKFTSVPFLNLPVAETLSQVLQKDPMIDHETEGEFARLLSDEDRLTRIDIFGSYPNYSPLAYDSVLGPAAKQWTDSTPAQQESFWRWRRSRPLAASLPMHRDERRALTAGWFLGLAIGQVRLPAAPYDEPVRVWDAGIGDWVDFPNPLLTPPSRFTVSNDWLPAVLESVLLAMALSHEPPVMHSMLPYRALRAVYDSSAEDPVSGIHEVSAKARLTAWLRTGVPVTGWQSQVENTGPDVSIAERAANAAAWLTKIRDLVGEHYMEPGQDGAPGGGALSVVGLREHASQTPIFRDIAPDVYWATGELIALIDECKARAERPEQPNQAPVHAAAPTAMAHALVLPDAGQF from the coding sequence ATGAGGCGGTTTCTCGTAGTCGGTTGCGGTGGTTCCGGCGCTGTCACCCTCGCGTACATGATGGATCAGCTCCGCTCGGACCTCGCCGCGGCTGGCATCGACCGGATCCCCGGCGGGTGGCAGTTCGTCAGCATCGACGTGCCGACGGCGCCCGAGGCGGGACCGGACGGCCTCGACAACGTCCGCGACCAGGGCGGGTTCTACTTCGGTAGCGGCCCGCAGGGTGACTCGTACGCGGTGCTGGACAATGCGCTGACCAACCAGCTCACCGCGAAGCAGAGCCTCGACGAGATCGCCACGTGGGCGCCTCGTGACCCGTCGTCGGTGACGGTGCCCATCGGATCCGGTGCGGGCCAGTACCGCTCACTCGGCCGCATGATCACCCTGAGCAAGGCCGGCGGAATCCGCGACACCCTGCAGCGGGCGTGGGATCAGCTGTCGACGGTCGAGACGGCCAGCCAGATGTCTTCGCTCACCGTGCCCGGCGGCGGTTCCTTCGAGCAGGGTGAGTCGCCGATCGTGCTCGTCGTGTCGTCGATGGCTGGCGGCGCCGGTGCGTCCATGGCCCTCGACGTGTGCCGCCTGCTCACACTCATCCCGGGGCTCGACCCGCGGCTGATGGGCGTGTTCATGGTGGCCCCGGACATCTTCGACGGTCTCGGCAAGAGTGCCACCACCGGTGTCCGGGCCAACGCGCTGGCGATGCTCGGTGAGATCGTCGCCAGCCAGCTCGGTTCGGCGCGTGAGCACGACGTGGAGATCCTGCGCGCGCTCGGGCAGCAGCACGGGGCGGGCGAGAAGGTTCCGTTCGCGCGGGTGTTCCCGGTGGGCCGCAAGGTCGGTGTGGAGGGCGCACCGTTCGGAGACGGCTCGCAGAAGGCGATCTACCGCGGCCTGGCCCGCGGTCTCGCCGGAATGATGATGAGCGGCGCGGCCACCCGCCAGTTCGTGCAGTACGACCTCACCAACGATGCGGGACTGCCGGGCCAGCGGGAGAACATCGGGTGGGGCGGTCAGTGGGACAACCTGCCGTGGGGCACCTACGGTTTCTCCAGCCTGAGCATGGGCCGCGACCGGTACGCCGAGTACTCCGCGCAGCGGCTGGCCCGCAGCGCCGTCGATCGGTTGCTCGACGGTCACCGTTCACCGGGTAGTCCGGTGTCGGACGAGGACCAGGTCAACTCGATCCTCGACGGTCAGTGGAACAGCCTGCTCGCAGCGATGGGACTCCCAGTCGCGCACGCCGACGCGCGGGGCGCGCAGATGGGGGTGGGCGCCTGGCTCACGTCCGTGGTGCTGCCGTCCACCGATGCCACCCGGATGGCCGGCCAGACGGTGGAACTCGAACTGCGCGGGCATCTCCCGTCGGGTTCCGGCCTGGTGGCGGGACAGTGGGTCCCGGAGATCCGGCAGGCGCTGGGACGCCGTCGTCAGGCGCTGACGAGTTCGGCCGAGCAGCACGCGGTCGCGCACGCGTATGTGTGGCACAAGGGTCTGGTGGACCGTATCGAGGAGACGGTCGGCCGGTCGATCGCCCAGCTGGGTCTCCCGTACGCCACCGCGCTGGTCAGTCGTCTGCTCACGTACTGCAAGGACTCGGTGCGGACCGGCGCCGAGGATCTGTCCCGGCGCGGACCGGAGGACATCACGGCGCAGACCGCCGACGCGTCGCAGGTGCTCACCAACCTCAAGGGCAGCATCGAGAGTGACGCGGAGATCCTCGATCGGATCGTTGCCGACTGCCGCGACAACGTCTACCGCCAGCTGTATGCATCGCTGTCCGGCAAGGTCGCCGAGGTGGTCGCGGCGCTGGTGCCGGAGGTCCTGCAGCCGCTGCTCGACGCGTTGAACGAGGAGCAGACCGCGCTGCGCCGCGCGCGCAACAAGCCGGCCAGCGACGTCGGGCTCGCCCGGCTGGCGACGGATCAGTACGGCGCCTGGCCCGCCGACAAGGCCGATCGGGTGCCGAAGCGGTTCGCGGAAGCCAACAACGAGGTGATGCTCACCCCGTCGGTGGACTTCATGGATCAGTACCGGGGAGACCTGCCGCTCGCCGTTACGGCCTCCGAGACCGGGACGCCGCCGTTCGCGGCGGCGGTCGAACAGGCGGTGGCGAGCGTGGTGACGGGACTGTGGACCACGGTCGACGGCACCCGGGCGCCGGGGGAGGATCACTCCCTCGTCGAGCGCACGGCGGCCTGGCGGTCGCGGGCGTTCCCGATCGACCCGAACACCCGTGAGGCGCTGGTGCCGTCGTCGGCGCGCTACGACGTGCACGTCCGTCCCGTCGAGTTGCTCGATCGGGCACGGAAGTTCGTCGGACGCACCGGCGAATCGTTCGACCGGTTCTGCCGGGTGTCGCTCCGCGAGTACATCGAGGATCACACGGTGCCCGCGTATGCGATCGAGGAGCGGCGGGAACGGCTGCAGCGCAAGTTCACCGAGGCGCTCTCGCTCGCCCGGCCGCTGGCCAGCGTCAACCAGCAGGCGCTCGAGGCGCTGCACCCGGGACAGCAGGTGGAGTACCGCTACAAGTTCACGTCGGTGCCGTTCCTCAACCTGCCGGTGGCAGAAACGCTGTCGCAGGTGCTGCAGAAGGACCCGATGATCGATCACGAGACGGAGGGGGAGTTCGCGCGGCTGCTGTCCGACGAGGACCGGCTCACCCGCATCGACATCTTCGGCTCGTACCCCAACTACTCCCCGCTGGCGTACGACTCCGTGCTCGGGCCCGCCGCCAAGCAGTGGACGGATTCGACCCCGGCGCAGCAGGAGTCGTTCTGGAGGTGGCGCCGGTCGCGTCCGCTCGCTGCGTCGTTGCCGATGCACCGCGACGAACGTCGCGCGCTGACCGCCGGATGGTTCCTCGGCTTGGCGATCGGTCAGGTGCGGTTGCCCGCGGCCCCGTACGACGAACCGGTCCGGGTCTGGGACGCCGGCATCGGCGACTGGGTGGATTTCCCGAACCCGCTGCTCACCCCGCCGTCGCGGTTCACGGTCAGCAACGACTGGCTGCCGGCAGTGCTCGAATCGGTGTTGCTGGCGATGGCGCTGTCGCACGAGCCGCCGGTCATGCATTCGATGCTGCCCTACCGGGCGTTGAGGGCCGTCTACGACTCGTCCGCGGAAGACCCGGTCAGCGGCATCCACGAGGTGTCGGCGAAGGCACGGCTCACCGCGTGGCTGCGCACGGGTGTGCCGGTCACGGGATGGCAGTCGCAGGTGGAGAACACCGGACCGGACGTCTCCATCGCCGAGCGCGCCGCCAACGCCGCCGCATGGCTGACGAAGATCCGTGACCTCGTCGGCGAGCACTACATGGAACCCGGTCAGGACGGGGCGCCCGGTGGCGGCGCGCTGTCGGTGGTCGGGTTGCGCGAGCACGCGTCGCAGACGCCGATCTTCCGCGACATCGCACCGGACGTGTATTGGGCGACAGGAGAATTGATCGCCCTGATCGACGAGTGCAAGGCCCGCGCGGAGCGACCGGAGCAGCCGAACCAGGCTCCGGTGCACGCCGCGGCGCCGACTGCGATGGCACACGCCCTCGTCCTCCCCGACGCCGGTCAGTTCTGA
- a CDS encoding vWA domain-containing protein, translated as MKKVAALAAMMLVPLMLVIPSASAAPTTAAVGDFGGCLAAQRQGDLMLMVDQSGSLQGSDPDAARVSAANYLLEQLNTFGGSAGVELNVAIAGFADDFTVHAPWTRLDNGSLPALQGEVEKFRTRTDGIDTDYWNALDGARRTLAEHDSQSEANRCQAVAWFSDGKLDFTVRDAEKPYAQGISLRSDQGVQQVVAAARESICRPAGIADQLRSSGIVTFAVGLAAGTAQPSDFDLMRSIATGGDGACGKTTSPSPGDFYLAQNIDDLLFAFDAFSTPGQAPIEGETGVCVVSVCEEAQHRFVLDDSISSVTVLGSADAEGLIPTLVAPSGAQLALDRSGAPTTAALDGAEVAYRWMSPRSVSFTMTKSNDPAQWQGMWALVFVDPDGSSPLARSKTNIHISGNLFPAWLGMDTTAVHSGEKTSAIRLGIVDSDRNEIDPEDLLGSAALSVSLTDAGNVDHPLVDRIAKERIGEPVELNFTQVPPGAATLRLTLDVTTADARSADSEVIAPGTALTPQFVDVPLTVSPPIGYPVVPSTVDFGTVEGAGQFAASIPITGPGCVWFDQAAPVALDAVPDGVGDVGVSAGTAPSAAECLQIGEGQQANLPVDLAVPAAGNGSLNGSIPLMMSPPGEPDRALPINVAFTAELQKPLNSERFWLVFALVLLLSIALPPLLLYGIKWWTARIPAKTLKAMRVGVTVEGGQVLRDGVDFAIRDSDLSQLVRGLNKPARSLDVEGVELRTRIGLSPFGPGYVVAQQPGLVAATGAEPGVDRRTGGARLPLAIHNNWVVLHDPDGPANLATVLLLVGGDATDDSNRRLVADLVRKLPGRVAELRADHPGSTPTAATPSAPSSSDPFGAPSAPTFGAAPSWDATPARSSAGDPFDPFRPPGS; from the coding sequence GTGAAGAAGGTAGCCGCCCTCGCGGCCATGATGCTCGTGCCCCTGATGTTGGTGATCCCGTCCGCGTCGGCTGCCCCGACGACCGCGGCGGTCGGCGATTTCGGTGGCTGCCTCGCTGCGCAGCGGCAGGGCGATCTGATGCTGATGGTCGATCAGTCCGGCAGCCTCCAGGGTTCCGACCCCGACGCCGCGCGCGTGTCCGCGGCCAACTACCTGCTCGAGCAGCTCAACACGTTCGGCGGGTCCGCCGGTGTGGAGCTCAACGTCGCGATCGCCGGATTCGCGGACGACTTCACCGTCCACGCACCCTGGACCCGACTCGACAACGGCTCGCTGCCCGCCCTGCAGGGTGAGGTCGAGAAGTTCCGGACGCGCACCGACGGCATCGACACCGACTACTGGAACGCGCTGGACGGTGCCCGCCGCACGCTGGCCGAACATGACAGTCAGTCGGAGGCCAACCGCTGCCAGGCGGTGGCGTGGTTCTCCGATGGGAAGCTCGACTTCACCGTCCGCGACGCCGAGAAGCCCTACGCGCAGGGCATTTCCCTGCGGAGCGATCAGGGCGTCCAGCAGGTGGTTGCGGCCGCCCGGGAATCGATCTGCCGTCCCGCCGGCATTGCCGATCAGCTGCGCTCATCGGGGATCGTCACATTCGCGGTGGGCCTCGCCGCGGGGACCGCGCAGCCCAGCGACTTCGACCTGATGCGATCGATCGCGACCGGCGGCGACGGGGCGTGCGGAAAGACCACGTCACCCTCACCCGGCGACTTCTACCTCGCGCAGAACATCGACGACCTCCTGTTCGCATTCGATGCGTTCAGCACACCCGGTCAGGCGCCGATCGAGGGCGAGACGGGCGTGTGCGTCGTGAGTGTGTGCGAGGAGGCGCAGCACCGCTTCGTGCTCGACGACTCGATCAGCTCGGTCACCGTGCTCGGCTCGGCCGACGCGGAGGGTCTGATCCCGACGCTGGTCGCTCCGAGCGGGGCGCAACTCGCGCTCGACCGTTCCGGCGCACCCACGACCGCGGCACTGGATGGCGCCGAGGTGGCGTACCGGTGGATGTCGCCGCGCTCGGTCAGCTTCACGATGACCAAGTCGAACGACCCTGCGCAGTGGCAGGGCATGTGGGCGCTCGTGTTCGTCGACCCCGACGGCTCCAGCCCGCTGGCCCGCTCCAAGACGAACATCCACATCTCGGGCAACCTGTTTCCCGCCTGGCTCGGCATGGATACGACGGCCGTGCACAGCGGCGAGAAGACGTCCGCCATCCGCCTGGGGATCGTCGACTCCGACCGGAACGAGATCGACCCGGAGGACCTGTTGGGCAGCGCCGCCCTGTCGGTATCGCTGACGGATGCGGGGAACGTCGATCATCCGTTGGTCGATCGGATTGCCAAGGAGCGCATCGGCGAACCCGTCGAACTCAATTTCACCCAGGTTCCGCCGGGAGCAGCGACGCTGCGCCTCACGCTCGATGTGACGACGGCCGACGCCCGATCCGCGGACAGTGAGGTCATCGCCCCGGGCACGGCGTTGACGCCGCAGTTCGTCGACGTCCCGCTCACCGTCTCGCCGCCGATCGGCTACCCCGTCGTGCCGTCGACGGTCGACTTCGGCACCGTCGAGGGCGCCGGGCAGTTCGCCGCGAGTATCCCGATCACCGGACCCGGCTGCGTGTGGTTCGACCAGGCCGCACCGGTCGCGCTCGACGCCGTGCCCGACGGAGTCGGTGACGTGGGTGTCTCCGCGGGCACCGCGCCGTCCGCCGCAGAATGCCTCCAGATCGGTGAGGGGCAGCAGGCGAATCTTCCCGTCGACCTGGCTGTTCCGGCAGCGGGCAACGGCTCCCTCAACGGGTCGATTCCGCTGATGATGTCGCCTCCCGGTGAGCCCGACCGCGCCCTGCCGATCAACGTCGCATTCACCGCCGAACTGCAGAAGCCGCTCAACAGTGAGCGATTCTGGTTGGTCTTCGCCCTGGTGCTACTGCTCAGCATCGCCCTGCCGCCGCTCCTCCTCTACGGCATCAAGTGGTGGACCGCGCGCATTCCGGCGAAGACGCTCAAGGCCATGCGCGTCGGCGTCACCGTCGAGGGTGGGCAGGTGCTGCGGGACGGCGTCGACTTCGCCATCCGGGACAGCGACCTGAGCCAGCTCGTGCGGGGGCTCAACAAACCCGCGCGCAGCCTGGACGTCGAGGGTGTCGAATTGCGGACGCGGATCGGTCTGTCGCCGTTCGGCCCTGGGTATGTAGTCGCGCAGCAACCCGGCCTCGTCGCGGCGACCGGAGCCGAACCTGGGGTCGACCGACGCACAGGCGGCGCGCGCCTTCCGCTGGCCATCCACAACAACTGGGTGGTGCTGCACGATCCGGATGGTCCGGCGAACCTGGCGACCGTGCTGCTTCTCGTCGGCGGTGACGCGACGGACGACAGCAACCGCCGTCTGGTCGCCGATCTGGTGCGCAAGCTGCCGGGCCGGGTGGCCGAGCTGAGGGCCGATCATCCCGGCTCGACTCCGACCGCGGCGACGCCGAGCGCGCCATCGTCGTCCGACCCCTTCGGTGCTCCGTCCGCCCCGACGTTCGGTGCCGCACCCTCCTGGGACGCGACCCCGGCCCGCTCGTCGGCCGGTGATCCCTTCGATCCGTTCCGGCCGCCCGGCTCCTGA
- a CDS encoding DUF2510 domain-containing protein, with product MTPAGWYPDPSGGQRYWDGAKWLDLPDPSPKLEAAGKTKRLPKKWAIGALVALVLICAGGATWKLMHDARVAAAEDAAIKLAAQEEADRVAAENARRAEAQAAQQKRDNAERASREAAVTEIETSVKTMAEGHVAKGLIDGSVISVSCSPVSGGSTDDLTETTTVFECFTATKDNGDGTMSGFKYHATMNWTSGEFTYGMGAP from the coding sequence GTGACCCCCGCGGGTTGGTATCCCGACCCCTCGGGCGGTCAGCGCTACTGGGACGGCGCCAAATGGCTCGACCTGCCAGACCCTTCCCCCAAGCTTGAAGCGGCAGGAAAGACGAAACGCCTGCCCAAGAAGTGGGCGATCGGTGCTCTGGTGGCCCTGGTCCTCATCTGCGCGGGAGGCGCCACTTGGAAACTGATGCACGACGCGCGAGTCGCTGCGGCGGAAGACGCGGCAATCAAATTGGCCGCCCAGGAAGAAGCCGATCGCGTCGCTGCCGAGAACGCCCGCCGGGCAGAGGCACAAGCAGCACAGCAGAAGCGAGACAATGCTGAGCGGGCCTCCCGCGAAGCGGCGGTAACGGAGATTGAGACCAGCGTGAAGACGATGGCAGAAGGCCACGTGGCAAAGGGCCTCATCGACGGCTCCGTCATCTCGGTGTCATGTTCGCCGGTCAGTGGTGGCTCCACTGATGACCTGACAGAAACGACTACAGTCTTCGAGTGTTTCACCGCAACCAAGGACAACGGCGACGGCACTATGAGTGGCTTCAAGTACCACGCGACGATGAATTGGACCTCCGGCGAATTCACCTACGGAATGGGGGCACCCTAG
- a CDS encoding NERD domain-containing protein translates to MVIRIPENPRLVNGSEESVWNALSSQLGDGDLVVANQRVTDRLKDHEIDFVVALAGYGIVCLEVKGGQIWHDGTDWYQQQRKGATVINPVRQARDASYALRSYVEADPRWSHGRLRWDHVVVFPNTEITEDFALPECPRWKVIDRSDLDDVVPLLQKVLSGQQLDRPALPVNGVDQLTTVLSGRGLPQRDVVARAIANEDAADALTAQQSVILDAIRLLNRVEVRGGAGSGKTFLAVEKARRLAKQGQRVALICYSHGLASYLERLTATWSYKERPAYVGEFHALGQLWGAPEGPDESIRNTDTVQFWEHDLPRHMAELASKLPLRERFDAVVVDEAQDFADDWWGPLLAALRDEESGGIYVFSDEGQRVFDRQGVPPIQLVPLVLDHNLRNTRQIADSFTPLVGQRMRLMGGDGPEVIFVPCPAEDALTVADDQIDSLMDEGWRPEDLALLATGSRHPEQVGRQAEGNAAYWDSFWDTEQVFYGHVLGFKGLERRAVVLALNEKVVQERSRERLYVGLSRARDQLVVCGDPDFIREVGGAELAKRMGI, encoded by the coding sequence ATGGTGATCCGCATTCCCGAGAATCCGCGTCTGGTCAATGGTTCCGAGGAATCGGTGTGGAATGCGCTGTCGAGTCAGCTCGGTGATGGTGACCTGGTCGTGGCAAACCAGCGAGTCACCGACCGGCTCAAAGACCACGAGATCGACTTCGTCGTGGCGCTCGCGGGATACGGAATCGTCTGCTTGGAGGTGAAGGGCGGGCAGATCTGGCACGACGGCACCGATTGGTACCAACAGCAGCGTAAAGGGGCGACAGTCATCAACCCGGTCCGGCAAGCACGTGACGCGTCGTATGCCTTGCGGAGCTATGTGGAGGCCGACCCTCGGTGGAGCCACGGTCGGTTGCGGTGGGATCACGTGGTGGTCTTCCCCAATACGGAGATCACCGAGGACTTCGCCCTGCCGGAGTGCCCGCGCTGGAAGGTGATTGATCGCAGTGACCTCGATGACGTGGTGCCGCTGCTGCAGAAGGTGCTGTCCGGTCAACAGCTGGACCGCCCGGCGCTGCCCGTGAACGGGGTCGATCAGCTCACGACGGTTCTCTCCGGACGGGGACTGCCGCAACGCGACGTGGTCGCGAGGGCGATCGCGAATGAAGACGCGGCCGATGCACTGACCGCCCAGCAGTCCGTGATTCTCGACGCGATTCGTCTGTTGAACCGGGTCGAGGTGCGGGGCGGCGCAGGGAGCGGCAAGACGTTCCTGGCGGTCGAGAAGGCGCGGCGGCTGGCGAAGCAGGGGCAGCGGGTGGCACTCATCTGCTACTCGCACGGGTTGGCGTCGTATCTCGAGCGATTGACCGCCACCTGGTCGTATAAGGAGCGTCCGGCGTACGTCGGCGAGTTTCACGCGCTCGGTCAATTGTGGGGAGCGCCCGAGGGGCCGGACGAGAGCATCCGCAACACCGACACCGTGCAGTTCTGGGAACACGACCTCCCGCGGCACATGGCGGAGCTGGCGTCGAAACTGCCCCTGCGGGAACGGTTCGACGCGGTGGTGGTGGACGAGGCGCAGGACTTCGCCGACGACTGGTGGGGTCCGTTGCTGGCAGCGCTGCGTGACGAAGAAAGCGGCGGCATCTATGTGTTCAGCGATGAGGGGCAGCGGGTGTTCGACCGGCAGGGCGTTCCGCCGATTCAATTGGTCCCGTTGGTGCTCGATCACAATCTGAGAAACACCCGTCAGATCGCGGACTCGTTCACTCCGCTGGTGGGGCAGCGGATGCGCCTGATGGGTGGCGACGGCCCGGAGGTGATCTTCGTACCCTGCCCGGCGGAGGACGCCCTGACGGTGGCGGACGACCAGATCGACTCACTGATGGACGAGGGGTGGCGTCCCGAGGACCTGGCGTTGCTCGCCACGGGCAGCCGCCATCCCGAGCAGGTCGGCCGGCAGGCGGAGGGCAACGCCGCGTATTGGGACAGCTTCTGGGACACCGAGCAGGTCTTCTACGGGCACGTCCTGGGATTCAAGGGTCTGGAACGGCGGGCCGTCGTACTGGCGCTCAACGAGAAGGTGGTGCAGGAGCGTTCGCGGGAGCGGCTGTACGTCGGGCTGTCGCGTGCCCGGGATCAACTCGTGGTGTGCGGCGACCCGGACTTCATCCGGGAGGTCGGGGGAGCGGAATTGGCCAAACGGATGGGGATCTGA
- a CDS encoding CoA-binding protein: protein MDTSWQDPSAVSSMLDDWETWAIVGLSGNPDRTVFRIAELLQRRGKRIVPIHPTAPTVLGEQGYAALADVPFAVDVVDVFRKSDAAGEFADQAVEVGAKGVWFQLGVIDEAAFQRTTAKGVAMVMDTCPAIEWSARESA from the coding sequence GTGGACACTTCGTGGCAGGACCCCAGCGCCGTCTCGTCGATGCTCGACGACTGGGAGACGTGGGCGATCGTCGGACTCTCCGGCAACCCCGACCGGACTGTGTTCCGCATTGCGGAGTTGCTGCAGCGACGGGGGAAACGAATCGTCCCCATCCATCCCACCGCACCGACCGTCCTCGGCGAGCAGGGGTACGCCGCGCTCGCGGATGTCCCGTTCGCCGTCGATGTCGTCGACGTCTTCCGCAAATCCGACGCTGCCGGGGAGTTCGCGGACCAGGCCGTCGAGGTGGGAGCGAAAGGCGTCTGGTTCCAGCTCGGCGTCATTGACGAGGCCGCTTTCCAGCGAACGACCGCGAAGGGCGTCGCCATGGTCATGGACACCTGCCCGGCAATCGAGTGGAGTGCACGGGAATCGGCGTGA
- a CDS encoding TerD family protein has translation MAIDYTRRPSTPAAPQGGVSLSKVTLSKAAPSVNLTKSGERQGAMRVNLNWSTGATPQPKKAGFFAKLAAAAGGNNGIDLDLGCLYELADGSKGVVQALGNTFGSLQAAPFIKLDADDRTGTVTGGENMHIGLDRPEMFKRILIFAMIYDGAPNWAAVDGVVTLYPTSGPEVEVRLDSANSSARICAIAMLQNTGQGITVTREVKYVEGSQADLDKTYDWGMKWAAGRK, from the coding sequence GTGGCAATCGACTACACACGCCGCCCGTCCACGCCCGCCGCACCGCAAGGTGGAGTCAGTTTGAGCAAGGTGACCTTGTCGAAGGCCGCGCCGTCGGTCAACCTCACGAAGTCGGGTGAGCGGCAGGGTGCGATGCGCGTCAACCTCAACTGGTCGACGGGCGCGACGCCACAGCCCAAGAAGGCCGGCTTCTTCGCGAAACTCGCGGCGGCAGCGGGCGGCAACAACGGCATCGACCTGGACCTCGGCTGCTTGTACGAACTGGCCGACGGGTCGAAGGGTGTGGTCCAGGCACTCGGTAACACGTTCGGATCGCTGCAGGCCGCGCCGTTCATCAAGCTCGACGCCGACGACCGCACGGGCACCGTGACCGGCGGCGAGAACATGCACATCGGCCTCGACCGACCGGAGATGTTCAAGCGCATCCTCATCTTCGCGATGATCTACGACGGCGCACCCAACTGGGCGGCCGTGGACGGCGTCGTCACCCTCTACCCCACCAGCGGTCCCGAAGTGGAAGTTCGACTCGACTCGGCGAACAGCTCCGCTCGCATCTGTGCCATCGCGATGCTGCAGAACACCGGGCAGGGCATCACCGTGACCCGCGAAGTGAAGTACGTCGAGGGCAGCCAGGCCGATCTCGACAAGACCTACGACTGGGGCATGAAGTGGGCGGCCGGCCGCAAGTAG
- a CDS encoding class I SAM-dependent methyltransferase, whose protein sequence is MEHVGEATGFTAESSEADEWDARYSERDRVWSGEPNGALVDEMTGARPGRALDVGCGEGADALWLAGRGWAVTALDVSRVALDRAAAHADGNGSNITWMLSGLLDADLPAGGFDLVSAQYPALRSTADRVAERALLAAVAPGGTLLVVHHDMRDGSVAREHGFDPDDWVAPRDVAALLDDGWHIDVNEVRERSISGGAGAHHTHDVVLRAHRV, encoded by the coding sequence ATGGAACATGTGGGAGAGGCCACCGGGTTCACGGCAGAATCAAGCGAGGCGGACGAGTGGGACGCGCGCTACAGCGAGCGGGATCGCGTGTGGAGCGGAGAACCCAACGGAGCACTCGTCGACGAGATGACCGGCGCACGGCCGGGGCGGGCGCTCGACGTCGGGTGCGGTGAAGGCGCCGACGCGCTCTGGCTCGCCGGCCGGGGATGGGCCGTGACCGCGCTGGACGTTTCCCGGGTCGCTCTCGACCGGGCCGCGGCCCACGCCGACGGGAACGGCTCGAACATCACGTGGATGTTGAGCGGACTGCTCGATGCCGATCTGCCCGCAGGCGGCTTCGACCTGGTCTCGGCTCAGTACCCCGCCCTGCGCAGTACCGCCGACCGCGTCGCCGAACGTGCACTGCTCGCCGCGGTCGCGCCGGGCGGCACCTTGCTCGTTGTGCACCACGACATGCGCGATGGCAGTGTGGCGCGCGAGCACGGCTTCGATCCCGATGATTGGGTCGCACCCCGTGATGTGGCAGCGCTCCTGGACGACGGCTGGCACATCGACGTGAACGAGGTGCGGGAGCGTTCGATCAGTGGCGGCGCGGGTGCGCACCACACCCACGACGTGGTCCTGCGCGCGCACAGGGTGTAA
- a CDS encoding rhodanese-like domain-containing protein — protein sequence MSFRHYLRRPPSVSAADAVRLVEDGALVVDVRRQFEWNRVHIPGAVHAPLEVLLDRCLEFPDDRLLITFCTGGIRSAGAANLLVENGFDAVNMSGGLIHWRAAGGPVTDR from the coding sequence ATGAGTTTCCGACACTACCTACGCCGACCCCCATCCGTGTCCGCGGCCGACGCGGTCCGCCTCGTCGAGGACGGCGCGCTCGTCGTGGATGTCCGCCGCCAGTTCGAGTGGAACCGCGTGCACATCCCGGGTGCCGTGCACGCGCCACTCGAAGTGTTGCTCGACCGCTGTCTGGAGTTCCCCGACGACCGCCTGCTCATCACCTTCTGTACCGGTGGCATCCGGTCGGCCGGTGCGGCGAACCTTCTGGTGGAGAACGGCTTCGACGCGGTCAATATGAGCGGCGGGCTCATCCATTGGCGCGCTGCGGGCGGGCCCGTCACCGACCGGTGA